From a region of the Oncorhynchus tshawytscha isolate Ot180627B linkage group LG14, Otsh_v2.0, whole genome shotgun sequence genome:
- the LOC121839198 gene encoding sarcolipin-like yields the protein MDRSVQELFLNFTVVLITVLLMWILVKTYQA from the coding sequence ATGGACCGGTCTGTGCAGGAGCTGTTTCTGAACTTCACAGTAGTCTTGATCACTGTGCTGCTCATGTGGATCCTAGTCAAGACCTACCAGGCCTGA
- the LOC121839197 gene encoding olfactory receptor 2AT4-like yields MYYNINVNYFPVLVLREHITMSVRNHSFVTEFVIVGFPGLQPEFYGLASTVLFLVYCCILIGNVVVIILFATHNVLHKPMYFIILNLVVSDVLFSTTTLPKIIARYWFQAGAISFFGCFLQMYLVHYFGSVTSLLLLIMALDRYVSICFPLRYPMIINNSTIHILNVTAWVLAHLPSLSMVIRAYPLPYCDSNKIMQCYCDHIAITTLACTDRVPYSFPAFVLAMVVLLGPLAFIIFSYCSIIVAVVQIASSQGRLKTLSTCSGQLIIIALYFLPRCFIYLASNIGIRFSTDLRIVVIMLYSLLPPMINPLIYCLRTDEIKQIMIKRFRRIQVHVQ; encoded by the coding sequence ATGTACTATAACATAAATGTTAATTACTTTCCAGTGTTGGTTCTAAGAGAACACATCACCATGTCAGTGAGGAATCACAGCTTTGTGACAGAGTTTGTCATCGTTGGGTTCCCTGGACTTCAGCCAGAGTTCTACGGTCTTGCCTCAACTGTATTATTCCTCGTCTATTGCTGCATTTTAATAGgaaatgttgttgttattatCTTGTTTGCAACTCATAACGTTCTCCATAAACCCATGTATTTTATCATTTTGAATCTGGTTGTGTCTGACGTGCTATTCAGCACCACCACTTTACCAAAGATTATTGCCAGATATTGGTTTCAGGCAGGAGCAATTTCTTTCTTTGGttgttttttgcaaatgtacttaGTTCACTATTTTGGATCCGTAACTAGCCTTCTCCTATTGATAATGGCTTTAGACCGATACGTGTCAATCTGTTTCCCGCTCAGATACCCCATGATTATCAACAACTCCACTATTCATATACTCAATGTCACTGCGTGGGTGCTTGCACACCTTCCCTCTCTTTCAATGGTAATTAGGGCCTATCCTCTTCCTTACTGTGACTCAAACAAAATCATGCAGTGCTACTGTGATCATATCGCTATAACAACGCTTGCATGCACTGATAGGGTTCCTTATAGTTTTCCTGCTTTTGTTTTAGCAATGGTGGTATTACTGGGACCTCTTGCTTTTATTATATTCTCATATTGCTCTATTATTGTGGCAGTTGTTCAGATTGCGAGCTCCCAAGGCCGCCTCAAAACCCTTTCTACCTGCAGTGGTCAGCTGATCATCATTGCCCTGTATTTTCTCCCCAGGTGTTTTATTTATCTGGCCAGTAATATCGGCATTAGATTCAGCACTGATTTACGTATTGTTGTTATCATGTTGTATAGCCTGCTCCCTCCCATGATCAATCCACTGATATACTGTCTAAGAACTGATGAAATAAAACAGATAATGATCAAGCGATTTAGACGAATACAAGTGCACGTTCAATAA